One Podospora pseudopauciseta strain CBS 411.78 chromosome 5 map unlocalized CBS411.78m_5, whole genome shotgun sequence DNA window includes the following coding sequences:
- the CDC7 gene encoding Cell division control protein 7 (COG:T; BUSCO:EOG09262GWQ; EggNog:ENOG503NVAD): MATVAPPRRSREESFRIHDDVPSTGDTEMNEHDFQDEEVDDGETERGHEAEQVEEQEQEEQEEQEEPESEYTESSDDDMAVDSNIQYDMDKLQDSFPGFRSKYRLIKRIGEGTFSTVYKAEDLAYDRYDNSWDFDRDSDKWTPPPLKSYSSGHHQPSRRRKPKYVAIKKIYVTSSPTRILNELELLHDLRDCENVCPLITAFRATDQVVAILPYFRHADFRDYFRKMTVPDIAIYLRSLFTALASVHRQHILHRDIKPTNFLYDPESRRGVLVDFGLAEREGSECKPCLCHDDYQTRKARLANHNPKATIGGYPKQDTRPSRRANRAGTRGFRAPEVLFKCTEQTTKIDIWSVGVILLTILSKRFPFFNSADDVEAMIEIATIFGREKMKEAGKLHGCAFETTIPTIGSGGFSFERIILWSTCRSDSEKTLPADEKLAVEFLKRCLDLDPRHRISAEEALEHEFLQVGMLSSSERAGDDDEMDILQVRASIA, encoded by the exons ATGGCGACCGTTGCGCCCCCACGGCGCTCTCGAGAGGAGTCTTTTCGCATCCATGATGACGTCCCGTCGACTGGGGATACCGAGATGAACGAACACGACTTCCAAGACGAAGAGgtcgatgatggggagaCAGAGCGCGGCCACGAGGCTGAGCAGGTAGAGGAACAAGAACAggaagagcaggaggagcaggaggaacCAGAGTCAGAATATACAGAGAGttccgacgacgacatggcCGTCGACAGCAATATCCAGTACGACATGGACAAGTTGCAGGACAGCTTCCCTGGCTTCAGGTCGAAATACAGGTTGATCAAGAGGATCGGAGAGG GAACCTTTTCAACCGTCTACAAAGCCGAAGACCTGGCATACGACCGATACGATAACTCGTGGGACTTTGACAGAGACAGCGACAAGtggacaccaccaccactgaaGAGCTACAGCAgcggccaccaccagccttcACGACGTCGCAAACCGAAATACgtcgccatcaagaagattTACGTGACCTCTTCCCCCACCCGCATCCTCAACGAACTCGAGCTTCTCCACGACCTCCGAGACTGCGAAAATGTTTGTCCCTTGATCACAGCTTTTCGCGCCACCGACCAAGTCGTTGCCATCCTCCCATACTTTAGGCATGCCGATTTCCGGGACTATTTCAGGAAAATGACCGTCCCTGATATCGCCATCTACCTCCGATCGCTCTTCACCGCCCTTGCCAGCGTACACAGGCAACACATCCTTCATCGCGACATCAAGCCGACCAACTTTCTCTACGACCCTGAATCACGAAGGGGTGTACTGGTCGATTTTGGTCTGGCTGAGCGCGAGGGGTCAGAGTGCAAGCCATGTCTTTGCCACGATGACTATCAGACTCGCAAAGCTCGGCTTGCAAACCACAATCCCAAGGCGACCATTGGTGGCTATCCCAAGCAGGACACCCGGCCGTCTAGACGCGCCAACCGTGCCGGCACCCGTGGTTTCCGCGCGCCAGAAGTCTTGTTCAAGTGTACTGAACAAACCACCAAGATTGACATCTGGAGTGTTGGTGTTATTCTGTTGACTATCCTGTCGAAGCGCTTCCCTTTCTTCAATTCTGCAGACGATGTCGAGGCTATGATTGAGATAGCGACCATTTTTGGCCGagagaagatgaaggaggcGGGAAAGCTGCACGGATGTGCATTCGAGACTACAATCCCAACAATTGGATCGGGAGGTTTTAGTTTTGAGAGGATTATCCTGTGGAGCACATGTCGCAGCGACTCGGAGAAGACATTGCCTGCTGATGAGAAGTTGGCTGTCGAGTTTTTGAAGAGATGCCTGGACCTGGACCCACGACACCGCATCAGTGCCGAGGAGGCGCTGGAGCACGAGTTTTTGCAAGTAGGGATGCTGTCTTCTAGCGAGAGGGCGGGAGATGACGACGAGATGGACATTTTGCAGGTCCGAGCAAGCATTGCATGA
- the cnd1 gene encoding condensin complex non-SMC subunit Cnd1 (EggNog:ENOG503NURB; COG:B; COG:D; BUSCO:EOG0926079Q): MDSVSFDINDALKHYMSDPAAIPTPEADSALVDCENDPESLSDNAIINGVLNPIVDAVAENPDAITRSSIFDSLQFLLKCAPISPVSSSLVPNNSFSSSMMAGTPPSKEPRPPDPGAPACRMKEPVSELFKLSRYTSYLSAHALSKIFDLITSGMATEADVIHHDLESDEQELIAHHKMLLEMYGFLLQWTIAAVETKAAEKSSTNMPARRGKPKGRKEVGKDGSWDSSTQLEIALNTMCKVLRLKLGKIFLTTSERDTFISLLTRPVYMILESEQRVKNTSIRMHTFKVLCVAVKHHGHAYAAQISIVQNLTYFEHLSEPMAELLHILAEQYDYPQLADEILRELSNKEFNSNDNKGPKSVSTFMVKLSELAPRLIIKQVTLLAKQLDSESHTLRSALIEVFGNMLVYLSKSDERGENHKSQMNAFFDVLEERFLDINPYCRCRTMQVYLKICELEQKFPKRRQKAAELACQSLEDKSSHVRRNAIKLLGALIRTHPFTALHGAQLARKDWQERLDKVDAELDALKPPVDAPGLDGNANTTVDAGLLDDATQIDATQLDPSQKSPAEMTEEEKVAAIRKAQEEAATSEAIEKLTLTKRYYSEALKFIDVLHEATTTVCQLLGSKNKSEVIEAMDFFEIGDAYNIEQNKVGIRRMLRLIWTKGNSDEGKGVQTHLIECYKRLFFEAPDSFSPNDAANYIARNMISLTFGATPAELTSLEQLLATMMKQGMISEIVIAKLWQVYGVQKREISRKQRRGAIIVLGMLATASPEIVVGEMETMLRTGLGSHGRADLQLAKFTCVALRRINPSGRSAKESAIKFSRLSNDHAVLARLAAITEVSTESKEWYGVAEQAINAIYALSRHPDVLCSEIIRRKTKSVFSSQASRPTSRDESVPLSSASPPATQDGEEGDPTLLAPPTQAPPGSSQPPQSPSKKQNKDNTVALSQLLFIVGHVAIKQIVHLELCELDFKRRKQEKEKSAAAAKDASTLSAGTTTSTGRKAAGNKRKSAAAPAPEDEGDELDLIGGTTEDDFTEAMAHIRERELLYDGRSLLAIFGPMVSEICANNTTYKDRNLQQAATLCLAKLMCVSSEYCEANLPLLITIMERSADATVRSNAVIALGDMAVCFNHLIDENTDFLYRRLADSDASVKRTCLMTLTFLILAGQVKVKGQLGEMAKCLEDEDKRIADLARMFFTELSTKDNAVYNHFVDMFSLLSADQRIDEESFRRIVRFLLGFVEKDKHAKQLADKLAARLPRCDTERQWNDVAFALGLLQHKNEEIAKVVSEGFRVVKGAA; the protein is encoded by the exons ATGGACAGCGTCAGCTTCGATATCAACGATGCGCTCAAGCATTACATGAGCGATCCAGCGGCCATTCCAACCCCCGAGGCCGACAGCGCGCTGGTTGACTGCGAAAATGACCCCGAGTCCCTCTCGGAcaatgccatcatcaacggGGTGCTAAATCCCATTGTGGATGCCGTCGCCGAGAACCCAGATGCCATCACCAGAAGCAGCATCTTCGATTCATTACAGTTCCTACTAAAGTGTGCACCCATTTCCCCTGTTTCTTCTTCGCTTGTTCCCAacaactccttctcctcttcgaTGATGGCAGGAACGCCTCCTTCCAAGGAGCCCCGTCCACCAGATCCCGGTGCGCCAGCTTGTCGTATGAAAGAACCTGTTTCTGAACTGTTTAAACTATCCAGGTACACATCCTATCTCTCCGCCCATGCTCTGAGCAAGATATTTGACTTGATCACCTCCGGCATGGCCACCGAGGCCGATGTCATCCACCATGACCTCGAATCTGACGAACAGGAACTCATCGCCCACCACAAGATGCTTCTCGAGATGTACGGCTTTCTTCTTCAGTGGACGATCGCCGCCGTCGAGACCAAGGCGGCGGAAAAGTCCTCCACCAACATGCCAGCACGCCGAGGCAAGCCAAAAGGCAGGAAGGAGGTCGGCAAGGACGGCAGCTGGGACTCTTCGACACAGCTCGAGATTGCCCTCAACACCATGTGTAAGGTTCTTCGGTTAAAGTTGGGCAAGATCTTTCTCACAACCTCGGAGCGCGACACCTTCATCTCCCTGCTAACCCGCCCGGTTTATATGATACTCGAGAGCGAGCAGCGGGTTAAAAATACCAGCATCCGAATGCACACCTTCAAGGTGCTGTGTGTGGCCGTCAAGCATCACGGGCATGCTTATG CCGCCCAAATCTCCATTGTACAAAATCTCACATATTTCGAGCATCTCTCGGAGCCCATGGCCGAGCTGCTCCACATCCTGGCCGAACAATACGACTACCCACAGCTGGCAGATGAGATTCTGAGAGAGTTGAGCAACAAGGAGTTCAACAGCAATGACAACAAGGGACCAAAATCTGTTTCGACCTTCATGGTCAAGCTGTCCGAGCTGGCCCCCAGACTGATCATTAAGCAAGTCACTCTGTTGGCCAAGCAGCTCGACAGTGAATCGCACACCCTCCGTAGCGCCCTCATCGAAGTGTTTGGAAACATGCTTGTCTACCTCAGCAAGTCGGATGAAAGAGGAGAGAACCACAAGTCACAGATGAATGCCTTTTTCGATGTGTTGGAGGAAAGATTCTTGGATATTAACCCCTACTGCCGTTGCAGGACGATGCAAGTCTATCTCAAGATTTGTGAGCTGGAGCAAAAGTTTCCCAAGAGGAGACAAAAAGCCGCCGAGTTGGCCTGCCAGAGTTTGGAGGACAAGAGTAGTCACGTCAGGAGGAACGCCATCAAGTTGCTGGGCGCGCTGATTAGGACACATCCCTTCACCGCGCTTCATGGTGCACAGCTCGCGAGAAAGGATTGGCAGGAACGGTTGGACAAGGTGGATGCCGAGCTTGATGCTCTGAAGCCTCCGGTTGATGCGCCAGGCCTTGACGGGaacgccaacaccaccgtGGATGCCGGACTGCTCGACGATGCCACCCAGATTGACGCGACACAGCTCGACCCATCACAAAAGTCGCCTGCCGAAATgaccgaggaggaaaaggtggCCGCCATTCGCAAAGCCCAAGAAGAGGCTGCCACATCAGAGGCTATCGAGAAGCTCACTCTCACCAAGAGATACTACAGCGAGGCGCTCAAGTTTATCGATGTTCTTCACgaggccaccaccaccgtttGCCAGCTTCTTGGCTCCAAGAACAAGAGCGAGGTCATTGAGGCCATGGACTTCTTCGAGATTGGCGATGCCTACAATATCGAGCAGAACAAGGTTGGCATCCGGCGCATGCTGAGACTGATCTGGACCAAGGGCAACAGCGACGAGGGCAAGGGTGTGCAGACTCACCTCATCGAGTGCTACAAGCGTCTCTTCTTTGAGGCGCCCGACAGCTTCAGCCCCAACGATGCGGCCAACTACATTGCCCGCAACATGATCAGTCTGACTTTTGGTGCTACTCCTGCTGAGCTCACCTCGCTTGAGCAGTTGCTGGCTACCATGATGAAGCAGGGCATGATTTCCGAGATTGTGATTGCCAAGCTCTGGCAGGTGTACGGTGTCCAGAAGAGGGAGATCTCGCGCAAGCAGAGAAGGGGCGCCATCATTGTGCTCGGTATGCTGGCCACTGCCAGCCCAGAGATTGTCGTGGGTGAGATGGAAACCATGTTGCGCACTGGTCTCGGGTCTCACGGCCGTGCCGACTTGCAGCTTGCCAAGTTTACTTGTGTTGCTCTTAGGCGTATCAACCCAAGTGGCCGCTCAGCCAAGGAGTCTGCCATCAAGTTCTCCAGGCTGTCTAACGACCATGCTGTTCTTGCCCGGCTGGCTGCCATCACCGAGGTTTCTACCGAGAGCAAGGAGTGGTATGGCGTTGCTGAGCAGGCTATTAATGCTATCTATGCTCTGTCAAGACATCCGGATGTGCTGTGCTCGGAGATTATCCGGCGCAAGACCAAGTCTGTTTTCTCGTCGCAGGCGTCCAGGCCAACATCGAGGGATGAATCGGTCCCTTTGTCAAGTGCGAGTCCACCGGCTACTcaggatggtgaggagggtgatcCAACCCTTCTGGCTCCCCCGACACAAGCCCCTCCCGGGTCCAGCCAGCCACCACAATCCCCTtccaaaaaacaaaacaaggaCAACACCGTCGCTCTTTCGCAGCTGTTGTTCATCGTTGGACATGTCGCCATCAAACAAATTGTACATCTTGAGCTGTGCGAGTTGGATTTCAAGCGCCGCAAgcaagaaaaggaaaagtccgccgccgccgccaaggaTGCTTCGACCCTCTCtgccggcaccaccacctcgaccGGGCGCAAAGCAGCCGGCAACAAGCGGaaatccgccgccgccccggCACCAGAAGACGAAGGCGACGAGCTCGACCTCATCGGCGGCACGACAGAAGACGACTTTACCGAAGCGATGGCGCACATTCGCGAGCGTGAGCTCCTGTACGACGGACGGTCCTTGCTGGCCATCTTTGGCCCCATGGTCAGCGAGATCtgcgccaacaacaccacgtACAAAGATCGCAACCTCCAGCAGGCGGCCACGCTGTGCCTAGCCAAGCTGATGTGCGTCTCGTCTGAGTACTGCGAGGCGAATCTCCCTCTGCTAATCACCATCATGGAGCGCTCCGCCGACGCGACGGTCCGGTCCAACGCTGTCATTGCGCTTGGGGACATGGCTGTGTGCTTTAATCATCTTATTGATGAGAATACTGATTTCTTGTATCGTCGTCTGGCGGATTCGGACGCGTCGGTCAAGAGGACTTGTCTCATGACGTTGACGTTTTTGATCCTGGCTGGccaggtcaaggtcaagggccagctgggggagatggcAAAGTGcctggaggatgaggacaaGAGGATTGCGGATCTGGCGAGGATGTTCTTTACCGAGCTGTCGACAAAGGACAATGCGGTTTATAACCACTTTGTGGACATGTTTTCGCTGCTGAGTGCCGATCAGAGGATTGATGAGGAGAGTTTCAGGAGGATAGTGAGGTTTTTGTTGGGGTTTGTTGAGaag GATAAACACGCCAAACAGCTGGCGGATAAACTTGCCGCGAGGCTGCCGAGGTGCGATACCGAGCGGCAGTGGAACGATGTTGCTTTTGCCCTGGGGCTGTTGCAGCATAAGAATGAGGAGATTGCCAAGGTGGTTTCCGAGGGCTTTAGGGTTGTTAAGGGGGCTGCGTaa
- the CHL1 gene encoding ATP-dependent DNA helicase chl1 (COG:L; EggNog:ENOG503NWI3): MAAPTSEEPIDFHHPYTPYPVQLEFMRTVYDVLERGNGQVGILESPTGTGKSLSLICSAITWLRNHKRKGFDAGLDETKRQMVGEPEWMVETALRRKREELVGKWEEREERLERLRRKEKELEERGRERKRVRVEEGQMGGRKEVDEEEEFLVVVGGGEDERDEEGLSRETREMMVKVGLGGWKKEEEERDGDEGDGEGIKWQIYYTSRTHSQLTQFISELRRPEFPPSLPVEILEKDGKEETKETVKEITLSSRQKLCINPTVARLGSVSAINDRCTELQQSKSKEKCAFMPNTENLKQTHQFRDTTLATVPDIEDMYRIGKQLQVCPYYASRTAIPGAEIITLPYPLLLQKNAREALGIELEGSVVIIDEAHNIMDAVANVYAADIRLSELRRGRQMLGVYVKRFGKKLKGENRVMVAQIGKVVESLKDWLETQLQVKGDQGIADPNSLLKSRGADQINLYTLMKYIQDSKLAYKVESYIAHAEDSQDSSPKSSTPVLHTLVSFLAALTNLSTEGRIFYEKLPGDNPDIKLSYLLLSPTHAFSSIASSARAVILAGGTMSPFEDYKAHLFPELPGGKLTTLSCGHVIPETNLFVHTLASYKPGGLDTFEFSFGKRSDKTMIKNLGLVLLNICSVAPDGVVVFFPSYGYLDEVVGVWQQGEGDGGGKSIWERLEAKKPLFRDMSSSTGGGASSTDDILGRYSTAVDAPDRPHRGAVLFSVIGGRLSEGINFSDALCRLVLIVGLPYPNLHSPEWKARIEYLESTCVARGGSKEEAKVEAREFYENAAMRAVNQSIGRAVRHRGDWSGIVLVDRRYGMERVRGKLPGWIRNGMKGEGMDNRGVAGLMGGLGAFFRGKA, from the exons ATGGCCGCGCCCACCAGTGAAGAACCGATCGATTTCCACCACCCTTACACCCCCTACCCTGTCCAGCTAGAGTTCATGCGCACGGTCTATGATGTTCTGGAGAGAGGCAACGGCCAGGTCGGGATTTTGGAATCGCCTACTGGTACAGGGAAGTCGCTTTCGCTTATCTGCTCTGCGATCACCTGGTTGAGGAACCACAAGAGGAAGGGGTTTGATGCTGGGTTGGATGAGACGAAGAGGCAGATGGTGGGGGAGCCGGAGTGGATGGTTGAGACTGCGctgagaaggaagagggaggagttggtggggaagtgggaggagcgggaggagaggttggagaggttgaggaggaaggaaaaagagttggaggagagggggagggagagaaaacgggttagggttgaggaggggcagatgggggggaggaaagaggtggatgaggaggaggagtttttggtggtggtggggggtggtgaggatgagagggatGAAGAGGGGCTGAGTAGGGAGACGAGAGAGATGATGGTTAAGGTTGGactgggggggtggaagaaagaggaggaggaaagggatggggacgagggagatggggaggggataAAG TGGCAGATCTATTACACGTCGAGGACGCATTCACAGCTGACGCAGTTTATTTCTGAGTTACGGCGGCCGGAGTTTCCACCATCGCTGCCGGTAGAAATACTCGAGAAAGATGGAAAAGAAGAGACGAAAGAAACAGTCAAAGAAATCACACTATCTTCTCGGCAAAAGCTGTGCATCAACCCAACTGTTGCCCGTCTGGGTTCTGTTTCAGCAATCAACGACCGGTGCACAGAGCTTCAGCAGTCAAAATCCAAAGAGAAATGCGCGTTTATGCCCAACACGGAAAATTTAAAGCAAACCCACCAGTTCAGGGATACCACCTTGGCCACGGTGCCAGATATCGAGGACATGTACAGGATAGGGAAACAGCTGCAGGTTTGCCCTTACTATGCATCTCGGACCGCCATACCAGGTGCTGAGATTATCACTCTGCCGTatccgctgctgctgcagaaGAACGCAAGAGAGGCGCTGGGGATCGAGCTGGAAGGGAGTGTGGTGATTATTGATGAAGCCCACAATATCATGGACGCTGTGGCGAATGTGTATGCCGCCGATATCCGGCTGAGCGAGCTAAGGAGAGGCAGGCAAATGTTGGGTGTTTACGTCAAGAGGTTTGGCAAGAAGTTGAAAGGCGAGAACAGAGTCATGGTGGCCCAGATAGGCAAGGTGGTGGAATCCCTCAAGGACTGGTTGGAAACGCAGTTGCAGGTCAAG GGCGACCAAGGAATCGCCGACCCAAACTCGCTCCTGAAAAGCCGCGGCGCCGACCAAATCAACCTCTACACCCTAATGAAATACATTCAAGATTCCAAACTCGCCTACAAAGTCGAAAGCTACATCGCTCATGCCGAGGACTCCCAAGACAGCTCACCAAAATCGTCCACCCCCGTCCTCCACACCTTGGTGTCCTTCCTAGCGGCGCTCACAAACCTCAGCACCGAAGGTCGAATCTTTTATGAAAAGCTTCCAGGCGACAACCCCGACATCAAGCTTTCTTACTTGTTGCTCTCCCCCACGCACGCCTTCTCGTCCATCGCCTCGTCCGCCAGAGCGGTTATCTTAGCCGGCGGCACCATGTCCCCGTTTGAAGACTACAAAGCCCACTTATTCCCCGAGCTGCCGGGTGGTAAGCTGACCACCCTGAGCTGTGGGCATGTCATACCCGAAACAAACTTGTTTGTGCACACTCTGGCGTCGTACAAGCCTGGCGGGTTGGACACGTTTGAGTTTAGCTTTGGGAAGAGGTCGGACAAGACCATGATCAAGAacttggggttggtgctgtTGAATATTTGTTCTGTGGCGccggatggggtggtggttttctTTCCTAGCTATGGGTATCTAGatgaggtggtgggtgtttggcagcagggggagggggatgggggagggaagTCCAtttgggagaggttggaggcgaAGAAACCGCTTTTTCGGGAtatgtcgtcgtcgacggGTGGGGGTGCTTCTTCGACGGATGATATTTTGGGTCGGTATTCTACCGCTGTCGATGCCCCGGATAGACCGCACAGAGGGGCGGTGCTGTTTTCCGTTATTGGGGGGAGGTTATCAGAGGGGATCAATTTCTCTGATGCGCTGTGtcggttggtgttgattgtTGGGTTGCCGTATCCGAATTTACACTCGCCCGAGTGGAAGGCTAGGATTGAGTATTTGGAGAGCACGTGTGTTGCTAGAGGAGGAAGCAAGGAAGAGGCGAAGGTGGAAGCCAGGGAATTTTACGAAAATGCGGCCATGAGGGCGGTGAATCAGAGTATTGGACGAGCTGTGAGGCATAGGGGGGATTGGAGCGGGATTGTGCTTGTTGATCGGAGATatgggatggagagggtgaggggcAAGTTACCGGGGTGGATTAGGAATGGGatgaaaggggaggggatggataACAGAGgggtggcggggttgatgggagggttgggggcTTTTTTCAGGGGAAAGGCTTGA
- a CDS encoding uncharacterized protein (EggNog:ENOG503P2Q8) codes for MASYLESKPGFIGLPQNFLRAVGLGIFTKLVQRPEPPKLLIRKSRRVALARSAVHILPATISIILIYINLSGRFIGSELEGPQGKDSLKMALLQVAAKLQELLVVGSMGTIIFHIIRQRLFSNDGIPLGLLVSGWSFSQLSYFYSGEFWSGVLSLFQPPSGRLRSLALVLLLLLSGILALMAGPAAAIIMIPRIMDLPVGGSVFWLNGTEKDLWPSILDGSYLADYDCSTPDKQLYDPACPSSNFLPLHQHYSNAPLKFETELIQLEMVDPKIRKAVYFTVRQGPGVIDTWFYTAHASTAAMQDALRDLHMKALLFLKYRVGHFGRHRPGSLERAVSKRYEVETKSSLTRTVCRPLPDLSFETVKTLMFPPVKLEEKFGDKADGYWEVDVEKPVREYLGRRRILMQEGDGTWRLNPEPNTVPSIIAIPVPLDQDESFKFGLLVARRQGESNVWWPATCTLDARWGDARSFFEFGDRSMRFHDFHRGKVSNLVQTTLETTNGDNMLSPYYNPPNDHTITPIALHLSWYDHLSPVIPAGFIPDHPDSPLRGTNRSTLEALLETIPAHNWSPQNDVVGIDTEGLELVISMTFVDGLSRCGIALNPNSGMLLGGTWEKGALEKGTRWEINNDKPDDVWRLFKLGEPIEVFAPPASLDLERSTRMVMRVTFTGYMMAADNWFDYLCVAAMMVHALAALIHTVWVVWHAETSEAWDSIPEMIGLAQRSPPPCEEEACLDNIGAGIASVRNLGEVAWVEVHDDSGYGSQDGVRLRFGDGVRTRDPKWVPKAEERYS; via the exons ATGGCATCATATCTCGAGTCCAAGCCAGGCTTTATCGGCCTGCCCCAGAACTTTCTCCGCGCCGTCGGCTTGGGCATCTTCACCAAGCTCGTCCAGCGCCCTGAGCCACCCAAGTTGCTCATTCGAAAGTCGAGACGAGTTGCTTTGGCTCGAAGCGCTGTGCACATTCTTCCCGCCACGATATCCATCATCTTGATATACATCAATCTTTCTGGGCGGTTCATCGGGAGCGAACTTGAAGGACCGCAAGGAAAAGACAGCCTTAAGATGGCGCTTTTGCAGGTTGCGGCCAAGCTACAG gagctgctggtggtAGGAAGTATGGGTACCATTATCTTCCACATAATTCGCCAAAGACTTTTTTCCAACGATGGAATTCCTCTCGGGTTGCTTGTCTCTGGCTGGTCGTTCAGCCAGCTTAGTTATTTCTACTCCGGTGAGTTTTGGAGTGGCGTCTTGTCTCTGTTTCAGCCACCTTCTGGTCGCCTCAGAAGCCTGGctttggtgctgctgttACTACTGAGTGGGATCCTCGCCTTAATGGCTGGCCCTGCGGCAGCTATCATCATGATACCGAGAATCATGGACCTGCCGGTTGGCGGAAGTGTGTTTTGGTTAAATG GAACCGAAAAAGACCTCTGGCCTAGCATCCTCGACGGCTCATATCTCGCCGACTATGACTGCTCCACTCCAGACAAGCAGCTATACGACCCCGCGTGCCCTTCTTCCAACTTTCTGCCTCTGCATCAACACTATTCCAACGCACCCCTTAAGTTCGAAACCGAGCTCATACAGCTGGAAATGGTTGATCCCAAAATACGAAAGGCCGTCTATTTCACTGTCCGGCAAGGGCCCGGAGTCATCGATACTTGGTTCTACACCGCCCACGCGTCCACAGCTGCCATGCAAGATGCTCTGCGAGACTTACACATGAAGGCATTATTGTTTTTGAAATACCGGGTTGGACATTTTGGGCGTCACAGGCCAGGTTCGTTGGAGCGGGCGGTCAGCAAGCGGTATGAAGTAGAGACAAAGTCTTCCTTGACGCGGACGGTGTGTCGACCGCTCCCTGATTTGTCGTTTGAGACCGTCAAAACCTTGATGTTTCCGCCGGtgaagttggaggagaagttTGGGGATAAAGCGGATGGTTACTGGgaagttgatgttgagaagcCTGTGAGGGAGTATCTTGGGCGCCGTAGGATTCTGATGCAGGAGGGGGACGGAACATGGCGGTTGAACCCGGAGCCAAACACAGTTCCCTCTATCATTGCGATCCCGGTGCCCTTGGATCAAGACGAAAGCTTCAAGTTTGGCCTACTAGTCGCGAGACGCCAGGGGGAGAGTAACGTGTGGTGGCCCGCGACGTGTACACTGGATGCTCGCTGGGGAGATGCCCGTTCGTTCTTTGAGTTTGGTGATCGATCAATGCGCTTTCACGACTTTCATCGCGGCAAAGTCAGTAATCTGGTGCAGACAACCTTGGAAACGACCAATGGGGACAACATGCTCTCTCCTTACTACAATCCTCCCAACGACCACACGATAACCCCCATAGCTCTTCATCTGAGCTGGTACGATCACCTCTCTCCAGTGATACCGGCAGGTTTCATCCCCGATCACCCCGATTCGCCGCTCCGAGGGACCAACCGATCAACTCTAGAGGCCCTTCTCGAAACAATCCCGGCACATAACTGGAGCCCACAGAATGATGTTGTTGGCATAGACACGGAAGGACTGGAGTTGGTGATATCAATGACTTTTGTCGACGGGCTGTCTCGTTGCGGCATTGCACTGAACCCTAACAGCGGCATGTTACTAGGAGGTACatgggaaaagggggcgtTGGAGAAGGGAACCAGATGGGAAATCAACAACGATAAGCCAGACGATGTCTGGAGACTGTTCAAGTTGGGAGAGCCAATTGAAGTGTTTGCTCCTCCGGCTAGTCTTGACCTTGAGAGGTCCACTCGTATGGTGATGCGGGTGACATTTACGGGGTACATGATGGCGGCTGACAATTGGTTCGACTATCTCTGCGTGGCGGCCATGATGGTGCATGCACTCGCGGCTCTAATTCACACTGTCTGGGTAGTGTGGCATGCAGAGACGTCAGAGGCTTGGGATTCCATCCCTGAGATGATCGGGCTTGCGCAGAGGTCACCCCCGCCatgtgaggaggaggcatgTCTTGACAATATTGGGGCGGGTATTGCGTCGGTTCGTAATCTGGGCGAAGTGGCGTGGGTCGAGGTCCATGATGATAGTGGGTATGGCAGCCAGGAtggggtgaggttgaggtttggAGATGGGGTTAGAACCAGAGATCCCAAATGGGTACCGAAAGCTGAAGAACGATACAGTTAG
- a CDS encoding uncharacterized protein (EggNog:ENOG503P3YN; COG:C; COG:D), translating to MPQDMPPVGGYGAVQYKRNLPAHGLFRPRNLILASAGLMVYGWYQLVVGVREMNEMAREKMWARIHLIPMLQAECDRDLVRRHLADQAREKELLGENFKVYNSDRYVRPTFAAVPQHVTK from the exons ATGCCGCAGGATATGCCGCCTGTTGGGGGGTATGGGGCTGTGCAGTACAAG CGCAACCTCCCCGCCCACGGCCTTTTCCGTCCCCGTAACCTTATCCTCGCCTCGGCAGGCCTGATGGTCTACGGCTGGTACCAGCTTGTTGTGGGTGTCAGAGAGATGAA TGAAATGGCCCGCGAAAAGATGTGGGCGCGTATCCACCTCATCCCTATGCTCCAGGCCGAGTGCGACCGCGACCTTGTCCGCAGACACCTGGCTGAccaggcgagggagaaggagctgtTGGGGGAGAACTTTAAGGTTTACAACTCTGATAg ATACGTCCGGCCTACCTTTGCGGCTGTGCCTCAGCATGTTACGAAATAG